One Mustelus asterias chromosome 12, sMusAst1.hap1.1, whole genome shotgun sequence genomic region harbors:
- the LOC144501379 gene encoding uncharacterized protein LOC144501379 encodes MALVFAGRCVRSHRARDTGDWARRVAVGDSQGHDRNPGDEVAAGFGQGPHGRSETHWRPWPPPAAGQRLCPGRAAAEPGTLLSLTLTVPQLQRTPGLPGTSSPSVAFPLESEPCCGDTALKDTQPQRMHSKGPASPGTRLSCPALASQRRNDTCHRGLWSFRTCKWLIVANTPASLQDGHFVTKILHQCRTYGYFKEGRYSSRNNGHPFPRSSTVYYDILQISPNATQSQIKSAYYKQSLLYHPDKNAGSEEAALRFTQINEAYSVLGSVSLRKKYDRGILTPADLLSGKKPLEKAQASKTKQSQAWSSSGKSQNGKSTFNFDEFYRAHYGEQLAREQTLRWRRMQLRKNRKSLHRRWHFHKLVEAAVTIMLMAGFFMLFSIKTNK; translated from the coding sequence ATGGCGCTGGTGTTTGCCGGTCGGTGTGTGAGGAGCCATCGGGCACGGGATACGGGGGACTGGGCTAGGAGAGTGgctgtgggtgacagccagggaCACGACCGGAACCCGGGGGATGAAGTGGCGGCCGGCTTTGGGCAGGGACCCCACGGCCGCTCGGAAACCCACTGGCGGCCGTGGCCGCCTCCCGCAGCGGGGCAGCGGCTGTGTCCCGGCAGGGCGGCCGCAGAGCCCGGGACCctcctctcactgaccctcaccgtGCCACAGTTACAGCGGACACCCGGCCTTCCTGGCACATCATCCCCGTCAGTGGCATTTCCTCTGGAGAGTGAGCCCTGCTGTGGGGACACAGCACTCAAGGACACTCAGCCACAGAGGATGCACAGTAAAGGGCCTGCCAGCCCAGGGACTCGCTTGTCCTGTCCAGCCTTGGCCTCTCAGAGAAGGAACGATACTTGCCACCGTGGACTTTGGAGTTTTCGGACTTGTAAATGGCTAATCGTCGCAAATACCCCTGCATCACTCCAGGATGGACACTTTGTCACCAAAATACTGCACCAATGCAGAACCTATGGCTACTTTAAAGAGGGCAGGTATTCCAGCAGGAACAATGGTCACCCCTTTCCTCGGAGCAGCACGGTATACTATGACATTTTGCAAATCTCTCCCAATGCCACCCAGAGTCAGATCAAATCCGCTTACTACAAGCAGTCACTCCTTTACCACCCAGACAAGAATGCAGGCAGTGAGGAGGCAGCATTGAGGTTCACTCAAATCAACGAGGCCTATTCTGTGCTGGGCAGTGTGAGCCTGCGGAAGAAGTACGACCGAGGCATCCTGACTCCAGCAGATTTGCTAAGTGGGAAGAAACCTTTGGAGAAAGCCCAAGCCTCAAAGACAAAACAGTCGCAGGCTTGGAGCTCATCAGGGAAATCACAAAATGGGAAATCAACGTTCAATTTTGATGAGTTCTACAGGGCTCATTATGGGGAGCAATTAGCTAGGGAGCAAACCTTGCGCTGGAGAAGGATGCAACTgcgcaaaaacagaaaaagtctACATAGAAGATGGCATTTTCACAAGTTAGTTGAGGCGGCAGTGACTATTATGCTTATGGCAGGGTTTTTCATGTTATTCAGTATCAAAACAAATAAATGA